The following coding sequences are from one Megamonas funiformis window:
- the aroF gene encoding 3-deoxy-7-phosphoheptulonate synthase: protein MIIVMKPEATTAELEAVKNKITDAGLNFHLSQGSSRTIVGVIGDKKKIATLQMNSFGGVEKTVSITEKYKLVSRDFKKEDSIIDVNGVKIGGGHLAIMSGPCAVESKEQLLEAAKAVKACGAQFLRGGAFKPRTSPYDFQGLAEEGLKMLREVADEVGLNVVTEIVNINDLDMICKYADMLQIGARNMQNFQLLKEVGHTNKPVLLKRGLSATISEWLNAAEYIASGGNYNIVLCERGIRTYETFTRNTLDLSAVAAVKELSHLPIIVDPSHGTGRWQMVRPMARAAIAAGADGLMIEVHPHPEVALSDGDQSLKPDNFAVVMQEVRQIAQMMGKTL from the coding sequence GGCTGTAAAAAATAAAATTACTGATGCAGGTTTAAATTTTCACCTTTCTCAAGGTTCTTCTCGTACTATAGTAGGTGTTATTGGTGATAAGAAAAAAATTGCTACACTACAAATGAATAGTTTCGGTGGTGTAGAAAAAACTGTTTCCATCACTGAAAAATATAAATTAGTAAGCCGTGATTTTAAAAAAGAGGATAGCATTATTGATGTAAATGGTGTTAAAATTGGTGGTGGTCATCTCGCTATCATGTCTGGCCCTTGTGCTGTTGAAAGCAAAGAACAATTGCTTGAAGCTGCTAAAGCTGTAAAAGCTTGTGGCGCACAATTTTTACGCGGTGGTGCATTTAAACCTCGTACTTCTCCATATGATTTCCAAGGATTAGCTGAAGAAGGTTTAAAAATGCTTCGTGAAGTAGCTGATGAAGTAGGTCTTAATGTTGTAACTGAAATCGTAAATATCAACGATTTAGATATGATTTGCAAATACGCTGATATGCTTCAAATCGGTGCTCGCAATATGCAAAACTTCCAATTATTAAAAGAAGTAGGTCATACAAATAAACCTGTACTTTTAAAACGCGGTCTTAGTGCTACAATCAGTGAATGGTTAAATGCTGCAGAATACATCGCTAGCGGTGGTAATTACAATATCGTACTTTGCGAACGTGGTATTAGAACATATGAAACATTCACTCGTAATACTTTAGATTTAAGTGCTGTAGCTGCTGTTAAAGAATTATCTCATTTGCCTATCATCGTAGACCCCAGTCATGGTACTGGTCGTTGGCAAATGGTTCGCCCTATGGCTCGTGCTGCTATCGCTGCTGGTGCTGATGGCTTAATGATTGAAGTACATCCACATCCTGAAGTAGCTCTAAGCGATGGCGACCAATCACTTAAACCAGATAATTTTGCAGTTGTTATGCAGGAAGTTCGTCAAATTGCACAAATGATGGGGAAAACATTATGA
- a CDS encoding prephenate dehydrogenase, which translates to MNTEKTPKLHLAILGVGLIGGAFGMALKDKLQDDIFITGNTRTEKSLHEAKALKAIDEGFLDPIECVQGADIIYLSTPVLQIVPLVKKILPHLKPGAILTDAGSTKSFIAKQIMDLLPENIYYVAGHPMTGREKSGVTAAHKDLFNNKCYVIVKDTGAPAKVVEKIVNLIKLTNANITTLTLEEHDRCASIISHIPHITAAALVNLLDKNPNDLESCITLAGGGFKDTTRIASSNADMWADICISNSEPIIEHLSQLQSLLSGVITSIAKKDRQAIHDYFVESKTRRDMILEETKDKYDLI; encoded by the coding sequence ATGAATACAGAAAAAACACCAAAATTACATTTAGCCATTTTAGGTGTAGGTCTTATCGGTGGTGCTTTCGGTATGGCACTAAAAGATAAATTACAAGATGATATCTTCATCACTGGTAATACTCGCACTGAAAAATCTTTACATGAAGCAAAAGCTTTAAAGGCAATTGATGAAGGTTTTTTAGACCCAATAGAATGTGTACAAGGTGCTGATATTATTTACCTCAGCACTCCTGTATTACAAATTGTACCTTTAGTAAAAAAAATATTACCACATTTAAAACCAGGCGCAATTTTAACAGATGCAGGCAGTACAAAATCTTTCATTGCCAAACAAATCATGGATTTACTTCCTGAAAATATCTATTATGTAGCTGGTCATCCTATGACAGGACGTGAAAAAAGCGGTGTAACAGCTGCTCATAAGGATTTATTCAATAATAAATGTTATGTAATCGTCAAAGATACAGGTGCTCCAGCCAAAGTAGTTGAAAAAATCGTCAATCTAATAAAATTAACTAATGCTAATATTACAACTCTCACTTTAGAAGAACATGATAGATGTGCTTCTATCATCAGTCATATTCCTCATATTACAGCAGCTGCACTAGTTAATCTTTTAGATAAAAACCCTAACGATTTAGAATCTTGCATCACTCTTGCTGGTGGTGGATTTAAAGATACTACGCGCATTGCTTCCTCTAATGCTGATATGTGGGCAGATATATGTATCTCTAACAGTGAGCCTATTATCGAACATCTATCACAACTTCAATCACTACTAAGCGGAGTAATCACTTCTATTGCCAAAAAAGACCGCCAAGCCATTCATGATTATTTTGTTGAATCAAAAACAAGACGCGATATGATACTAGAAGAAACAAAGGACAAATATGATTTAATTTAG